A stretch of DNA from Brachyspira pilosicoli:
AAAAACCAGTGGAAGTTATTGAACTATATTTTATAGCATAGTTTAATACATCTTCTGTAGAACCAAACATATACATTATTTTTTCTACAAACATCTTCACTATTATAGTTAATATAATACTGAAAATGAATGCTAAAGATATTGTATTTCCTATAATATTTGATGCTTTTTCTTTTTCGCCCCTTCCAAGCAGTAAACTATAAGAAGAAGCTCCGCCAAGTCCTAAAAATAAAGATATTGACACACATATTGTTGTTAGAGGGAATGCAACATTTGTAGCAGCATTACCTTTTATGCCCACTCCCTGACCTATAAACATTTGATCTACTATATTATATAATGCTCCAACTAACATTGATATTATACTTGGAGTGGCAAATTTCAAAAGAAGTTTATATACTTTCTCATAATATAATGGGTTAGAATTAACGTTATTGTGCATATAATATCCAAACAATTAAATATTTTTTATTTATTGCATTTATTATATTATATTTTTTAATTATTTAAATAATTAATTTTTATATAAATTTATTTCAATACTATTGACAAAAATGTTATAAATGGTAAAATACTATATATAGTAATTAATAAAGGGGCTAAAAATGATAAAAAGTGAAAATGGTTTTTTCGGTAAGTTTGGCGGAAGATTTGTAGATGAGAAACTTGAAAATAAATTAATAGAATTAGAAGATGCTTTTAATTTTTATATAAAAGATAAAGATTTTTTAAATGAATTAGAAGAACTTAGAAGCGATTTTTTGGGAAGACCTACGCCATTAATGTATGCCAAAAATATATCTGAAAGTATAGGAGGAGCTAAGATATATGTAAAATTAGAAGGATTTGCTCATACTGGTGCACATAAAATTAATAATTCAATAGGGCAGGCATTATTAGCAAAGAGAATGGGAAAGAAAAAAATAATAGCAGAAACAGGAGCAGGTCAGCATGGTATTGCTACAGCGGCAGCTTGTGCTAAGTTGGGATTGGAATGCTCTATATATATGGGGGATATAGATGTACGCAGGCAGCAGCCTAATGTGGCATCTATGGAATTATATGGGGCTAATGTTGTATCTGTTAAAAGAGGCTCTAGAGGATTAAAAGATGCAGTTGATGCGGCTTTAGAAGAATGGATAAAAGATTTAGATGATACGCATTATTTACTTGGAAGTGCTGTGGGACCTAGCCCTTATCCGGATATAGTGAGAACTTTTCAATCTATAATAGGAAGAGAATTAGAGAAACAGATAGAAGAAAAGAAGTTAAAAGTAAAATCTATGTTTGCATGTGTTGGAGGCGGTTCTAATGCAATAGGTTTTTTTGAGCCATTTATAGAAAAAGCTAATATAGAATTGGTAGCAGTTGAGGCTGGAGGAATAGGTACAAATATTGGAGAGAATGCTGTAAGAATGAATAATGAATATGCCAAAGACCATGTTGCTCAGGGGTATAAAAGTAAGTTTATATTAAAAGAAAATGGTGAGATATCTGATACTATGTCTATATCGGCTGGACTTGATTATCCGGGGATTGGGCCGCAATTAGCATATTTGGGAGATATTGGAAGGATTAAATTTTTAAGTGCTACAGATATGGAGGCTATTAATGCAGTTAGAGAATTTGCTAAGCATGAGGGGGTTATATTTGCTTTAGAGAGTGCTCATGCGGGGGCTAAGGCTATAGAATATGCCAAAAAATGCTCAAAAGATGATGTTATAATAGTTAATATGTCTGGAAGAGGGGATAAAGATATTTTTATAACTTCTCCTATATTTAGAGCTAATAGATGGAAAGAGTTTTTACAAGATGAGTTAAACAGATTAGAAAATAATATTGATATACATAATTTTAAATAAAAATATTTTTATAACTTTTATATATGTTAAAATATAATATATAATAATAAACTTCCAAATTTATTTTTTTAATATATACTGGTTTTAAAATAGGTTTTATTGTCATTATGGTGTATAAAAAAAGTAATAACATAGATGTAAAAAAAATTAATAAAAATATAATATATAAATATATATTAGAAAATAAAAAAGTATCTAAAAATAATATTTCAATATCATTAAATATTAGTATGCCTACTGTTTGGCAAAATTTAAAGGAATTATTGGATTGTAATTTGATACAAGAAGTTGGGGAATTTGAATCAAGCGGAGGACGAAAGGCTAAGGCTATTTCAATTGTAGAAAATGCTAAATTTGCCATAGGAGTTGATATAACAAAAAACCATGTAAGTATAGTTTTAGTTAATTTAGTTGGAGATGTAGTAAAAAACATAAGATTAAAAAAAACATTTAGCTATACTAAAGGATATTTTTTATGGTTCGAGAAATCTATCAAAGATTTTATTCTTGGTATTGATATGAATTCAATTTTGGGAGTTGGTATATCAATACCCGCAATTATAGATAAATCTGGAAGTTATATAACTTCATCTCATGTATTAAAACTTAAAGATGTACCATGCAATAGTTTTAGTGAATATATACCTTTTAATTGCATATTTATGAATGATGCTAATGCTGCTGGATTTGCTGAATCCAAGTATATAGAAAATAATGCTATTTACTTATCATTAAGTAATAGTGTTGGCGGGGCTATAATATTATCAAAGAAGCTGTATACTGGTGATAATGTAAGGGCTGGAGAGTTTGGTCATGCTGCGATTATTCCTGATGGGGAAAAGTGTTATTGCGGCAAAAGAGGATGTTTAGATTGCTATTGTAAGGCTAGTTTATTATCTGATTTAACTAATGGTAAATTAAATATTTTTTTTGATAAGTTAAATAAGGGCGATAAGAAAATTATAGAGGTTTGGGATAAGTATTTATATTATTTATCAATAGCGGTTAATAATTTGAGAATGAATTTTGATTGTGATGTAGTTATAGGCGGATATGTTGGAGCTTATTTTTTAGATTATCTTAATGATTTTAAAGATAAAGTTTCAAAGTTAAATACTTTTGAAAATAATGCCAATTATATAAGAGTTTGTAAACATCATTTTGAGGGGGCGGCTTTAGGGGCGGCTTTAGTGCATATTGACTCGTTTATAAAATCTGTTTAATGAATATATATTCTAATAAAAATATTTTTGTGTTTTTTACTTGACAATGTAATTTTTTATGGGTATACTTAATTTGTTAGATACTTTAATAAAATTATTTAATAAAAGTATTTAATA
This window harbors:
- the trpB gene encoding tryptophan synthase subunit beta: MIKSENGFFGKFGGRFVDEKLENKLIELEDAFNFYIKDKDFLNELEELRSDFLGRPTPLMYAKNISESIGGAKIYVKLEGFAHTGAHKINNSIGQALLAKRMGKKKIIAETGAGQHGIATAAACAKLGLECSIYMGDIDVRRQQPNVASMELYGANVVSVKRGSRGLKDAVDAALEEWIKDLDDTHYLLGSAVGPSPYPDIVRTFQSIIGRELEKQIEEKKLKVKSMFACVGGGSNAIGFFEPFIEKANIELVAVEAGGIGTNIGENAVRMNNEYAKDHVAQGYKSKFILKENGEISDTMSISAGLDYPGIGPQLAYLGDIGRIKFLSATDMEAINAVREFAKHEGVIFALESAHAGAKAIEYAKKCSKDDVIIVNMSGRGDKDIFITSPIFRANRWKEFLQDELNRLENNIDIHNFK
- a CDS encoding ROK family transcriptional regulator — its product is MVYKKSNNIDVKKINKNIIYKYILENKKVSKNNISISLNISMPTVWQNLKELLDCNLIQEVGEFESSGGRKAKAISIVENAKFAIGVDITKNHVSIVLVNLVGDVVKNIRLKKTFSYTKGYFLWFEKSIKDFILGIDMNSILGVGISIPAIIDKSGSYITSSHVLKLKDVPCNSFSEYIPFNCIFMNDANAAGFAESKYIENNAIYLSLSNSVGGAIILSKKLYTGDNVRAGEFGHAAIIPDGEKCYCGKRGCLDCYCKASLLSDLTNGKLNIFFDKLNKGDKKIIEVWDKYLYYLSIAVNNLRMNFDCDVVIGGYVGAYFLDYLNDFKDKVSKLNTFENNANYIRVCKHHFEGAALGAALVHIDSFIKSV